One Gordonia mangrovi genomic region harbors:
- a CDS encoding metal-sensitive transcriptional regulator: protein MDTAQHGYIGRKDDYLKRLRRIEGQARGLQRMVDDEAYCIDILTQLSAMTKALQAVGLGLLEEHMNHCVMHAAQESSAAGHEKIDEAMAAITRLVKS from the coding sequence ATGGACACCGCACAGCACGGCTACATCGGCCGCAAGGACGACTACCTCAAACGCCTCCGGCGGATCGAGGGTCAGGCGCGCGGCCTGCAGCGCATGGTCGACGACGAGGCCTACTGCATCGACATCCTCACGCAGCTGTCTGCCATGACCAAGGCGTTACAAGCCGTCGGGCTGGGATTGCTCGAGGAGCACATGAACCATTGCGTCATGCACGCCGCTCAGGAGAGCAGCGCCGCCGGCCACGAGAAGATCGACGAGGCCATGGCGGCCATCACCCGTCTCGTCAAGTCCTGA
- the nadB gene encoding L-aspartate oxidase encodes MQLTERDEMRADLVVVGAGVAGLTAAVTAAEAGLRVVVLHKGAAWQADRPEQSTATFYAQGGIAVVDPAAPDDSVDLHLADTIAAGAGLTDPTTSRPILADGPTAVSGLIGWGAEFDRTAAGDLARTREGGHSVRRIVHAGGDATGAAVQTTLSRRLHAAATTLPIECVDDSIAVGILRAAGQVSGVAFRTGDRDRVVHAPTVLLATGGSGHLYAATTNPSGATADGIALALHAGAVVADMEFIQFHPTMLHVDGARGRRTLISEAVRGEGGRLVDAAGRSITDGVHPRGDLAPRDVVANAIEARLAASGDPCVYLDIRGVPDFERRFPTVTAGVIAAGLDPSSGRIPVVPGAHYLCGGVLTDVDGRTAVPGLLAAGEVARTGLHGANRLASNSLLEGLVMGRRAAAVAAARRGRPIAEVDPDVHGVLAPMMDRRGLQDRMTRSVALRRDAEGLAGVAADLAHATVRPVRTVADAEDAALTLAARVVVAAADARAESRGCHTRTDHPQTDPIAHTRSFGLIDGEISVCAGSDVIADIQALVP; translated from the coding sequence ATGCAGCTGACCGAACGCGACGAGATGCGCGCCGACCTGGTGGTGGTCGGGGCCGGGGTGGCCGGCCTGACTGCGGCGGTGACCGCTGCGGAGGCCGGCCTGCGGGTCGTCGTGCTCCACAAGGGTGCGGCGTGGCAGGCGGATCGGCCCGAGCAGTCGACCGCGACCTTCTACGCTCAGGGCGGCATCGCGGTGGTGGACCCTGCGGCGCCCGACGACTCGGTGGACCTGCACCTCGCGGACACGATCGCGGCCGGCGCGGGACTCACCGACCCGACCACGTCGCGACCGATCCTCGCCGACGGCCCGACTGCGGTGTCCGGGCTCATCGGCTGGGGTGCCGAATTCGACCGCACCGCTGCCGGCGACCTGGCGCGCACCCGCGAAGGCGGGCACTCCGTACGCCGCATCGTCCACGCCGGCGGTGACGCCACCGGAGCCGCGGTGCAAACCACGCTGAGCCGGCGACTGCACGCCGCCGCGACGACTCTGCCCATCGAGTGTGTGGACGACTCGATCGCCGTCGGCATCCTGCGCGCCGCCGGCCAGGTGTCCGGTGTCGCGTTCCGCACCGGCGACCGCGATCGCGTGGTCCACGCACCGACGGTGCTGCTCGCGACCGGCGGCAGCGGCCACCTGTATGCGGCGACGACGAACCCGTCTGGCGCGACCGCCGACGGCATCGCGCTGGCCCTGCACGCCGGTGCGGTCGTCGCGGACATGGAGTTCATCCAGTTTCATCCGACGATGCTCCACGTCGACGGTGCACGCGGTCGCCGCACCCTGATCAGCGAGGCCGTTCGGGGTGAGGGCGGCCGGCTCGTCGATGCCGCGGGCCGATCGATCACCGACGGCGTCCACCCGCGGGGCGATCTGGCGCCCCGCGACGTCGTCGCCAACGCCATCGAGGCCCGGTTGGCCGCCTCCGGAGATCCGTGCGTCTACCTCGACATCCGCGGTGTCCCCGACTTCGAGCGTCGGTTTCCGACCGTGACGGCCGGGGTCATCGCCGCCGGCCTCGACCCGTCGAGCGGCCGGATACCCGTCGTTCCCGGTGCGCACTACCTGTGCGGTGGAGTGCTGACCGATGTCGACGGCCGCACCGCGGTCCCCGGGCTGCTGGCCGCCGGTGAGGTCGCCCGGACCGGGCTGCACGGCGCAAACCGGTTGGCGTCCAACAGTCTTCTCGAAGGGCTCGTGATGGGTCGGCGTGCGGCAGCCGTGGCGGCCGCACGGCGCGGACGGCCGATTGCCGAGGTGGACCCGGACGTGCACGGGGTCCTCGCCCCGATGATGGACCGACGCGGGCTCCAGGACCGGATGACACGGTCGGTCGCCCTGCGTCGAGACGCCGAGGGGTTGGCGGGGGTGGCCGCCGATCTGGCCCACGCGACCGTGCGGCCGGTGCGCACCGTCGCAGATGCCGAGGATGCCGCGCTGACCCTGGCCGCCCGCGTGGTGGTCGCCGCGGCGGACGCCCGCGCCGAGTCGCGGGGGTGTCACACCCGTACCGACCACCCACAGACCGATCCGATCGCCCACACCCGCAGTTTCGGCCTCATCGACGGCGAGATCAGCGTCTGCGCGGGCAGCGACGTGATCGCCGACATCCAGGCGCTGGTGCCCTGA
- a CDS encoding heavy-metal-associated domain-containing protein codes for MSTATYTVAGMTCGHCVASVREEIEEIAGVRSVDVSLDTGAVEVTSDRELDLSEVNAAVTEAGYQLA; via the coding sequence ATGAGCACCGCCACCTACACCGTCGCCGGCATGACCTGCGGACACTGCGTCGCATCGGTGCGTGAGGAGATCGAGGAGATCGCCGGCGTCCGCAGCGTCGACGTCTCCCTCGACACCGGGGCCGTGGAGGTCACCAGCGACCGCGAACTCGACTTGTCCGAGGTGAACGCCGCGGTGACCGAGGCCGGCTACCAACTGGCATGA
- a CDS encoding FAD-binding protein yields the protein MAGSEIPETIAAASVAAYSDDVDVLVIGCGVAGGSAAVEAAAAGAKVLVLERAAAAGGTSCMAGGHFYLGGGTAVQQATGHDDSPEEMEKYLTAVSRDPEPDKIHAYCVDSVEHFDWLESLGFAFERSFYPEKAVIQPQTQGLMFTGNEKVWPFKNIATPAPRGHKVPVPGDTGGASMVVELLVKRLAELGAEIRYETGARRLVVDDTGAVVGASWRTPGEEGVIRAKSVIIAAGGFVMNEEMVARYVPHVAQKPFTLGSTYDDGLGIRLGESVGAALRHMDQAFVTAPIYPPSILLTGIVVNRNGDRFVAEDSYHSRTSGFVMDQPDSAAFLIVDEAHMQRPEVPLITLIDGWETVAEMESDLGIPEGRLQTTLADYNANAARGADPDFHKSAEFLAPQDHGPWGAFDLSLGKAMYSCFTIGGMATSVDAEVLDEAGTPIRGLYAAGACAANLAQDGKGYASGTQLGEGSYFGRRAGRHAAQRSALVTEG from the coding sequence ATGGCAGGTTCTGAGATCCCCGAGACCATCGCCGCCGCCTCTGTCGCGGCCTACTCCGACGACGTCGACGTGCTGGTCATCGGGTGCGGGGTGGCCGGCGGGAGTGCCGCAGTGGAGGCAGCGGCAGCGGGCGCGAAGGTGCTGGTACTGGAACGCGCCGCGGCTGCGGGTGGTACCAGCTGTATGGCCGGCGGGCACTTCTATCTCGGTGGCGGCACCGCCGTGCAACAGGCCACCGGCCACGACGACAGTCCCGAGGAGATGGAGAAATACCTCACCGCGGTGTCGCGCGATCCGGAGCCGGACAAGATCCACGCCTACTGCGTCGACAGTGTCGAACACTTCGACTGGCTCGAGTCGCTCGGTTTCGCCTTTGAGCGCAGCTTCTACCCCGAGAAGGCGGTCATCCAGCCGCAGACCCAGGGCCTGATGTTCACCGGCAACGAGAAGGTGTGGCCGTTCAAGAACATCGCCACACCCGCACCGCGCGGACACAAGGTCCCGGTGCCCGGTGACACCGGCGGTGCATCGATGGTGGTGGAGTTGCTGGTGAAGCGCCTCGCCGAACTCGGTGCGGAGATCCGTTACGAGACCGGTGCACGCCGACTCGTCGTCGACGACACCGGCGCGGTGGTCGGCGCCTCCTGGCGCACCCCCGGCGAAGAGGGCGTCATCCGCGCGAAGTCGGTGATCATCGCCGCGGGCGGCTTCGTGATGAACGAGGAGATGGTCGCGCGGTACGTGCCGCACGTCGCGCAGAAGCCGTTCACCCTCGGCAGTACCTACGACGACGGACTCGGCATCCGGCTCGGGGAGTCGGTGGGTGCGGCGCTACGCCACATGGATCAGGCCTTCGTCACCGCACCGATCTATCCGCCCAGCATCCTGCTGACCGGGATTGTGGTCAACCGCAACGGCGACCGGTTCGTCGCCGAGGACTCCTACCATTCGCGCACGTCCGGATTCGTGATGGACCAACCCGATTCGGCCGCATTCCTCATCGTCGACGAAGCCCATATGCAGCGTCCCGAGGTGCCCCTGATCACGTTGATCGACGGGTGGGAGACCGTTGCCGAGATGGAATCCGATCTCGGGATTCCCGAAGGCCGCTTGCAGACGACCCTCGCCGACTACAACGCCAACGCCGCCCGCGGGGCGGACCCGGACTTCCACAAGTCGGCGGAGTTCCTCGCCCCGCAGGATCACGGTCCGTGGGGCGCCTTCGATCTGAGCCTCGGCAAGGCCATGTACTCCTGTTTCACGATCGGCGGTATGGCCACATCGGTGGACGCCGAAGTGCTCGACGAGGCGGGCACACCCATCCGGGGCCTCTACGCTGCCGGTGCCTGCGCCGCCAATCTCGCCCAGGACGGCAAGGGCTATGCGAGTGGCACCCAGCTCGGCGAGGGATCGTATTTCGGTCGCCGCGCCGGCCGGCATGCCGCGCAGCGATCGGCACTTGTGACCGAAGGATGA
- a CDS encoding alpha/beta fold hydrolase — protein MTAPARIDVDLGHLRLHALTWGDPAAPLAICLHGFPDSAWTWRHLGPTLVAAGYRVVAPFTRGYAPSDVPADGDYHVAALAYDALALHRALDGDDRAVLIGHDWGAMTVHAIATRTDHPFRHLIALAVPPIAAVRDLSIRSRVRLLPSQVAKSWYIVVNQLPVLPERTLDRLIPLLWRRWGPTPATEDVDNALATIPTMAHRCAILNYYRAPVRSRVNERYADDSTAWLRRPLTPITYLHGDADRCLHPGFVDGLPEVLPAGSTVVRVASAGHFLQLDQPEVVGRHIVAALDATGFPRHPGRDSGGDG, from the coding sequence ATGACCGCGCCCGCCCGGATCGACGTGGACCTCGGCCACCTCCGTCTGCATGCGCTCACCTGGGGCGACCCGGCGGCGCCGCTGGCCATCTGCCTGCACGGCTTCCCCGACTCCGCCTGGACGTGGCGACATCTCGGCCCGACGCTCGTCGCCGCCGGTTACCGCGTGGTGGCGCCCTTCACCCGCGGCTATGCGCCCTCGGACGTCCCCGCCGACGGCGACTACCACGTCGCAGCGCTGGCCTATGACGCGCTGGCCCTGCACCGTGCGCTCGACGGCGACGACCGCGCAGTGCTGATCGGACACGACTGGGGCGCGATGACCGTGCACGCGATCGCCACCCGCACCGACCATCCGTTCCGACACCTGATCGCCCTCGCGGTGCCGCCGATCGCAGCTGTCCGGGATCTGTCGATCCGGTCCCGCGTGCGACTGCTCCCGAGTCAGGTCGCCAAGAGTTGGTACATCGTCGTCAACCAGCTTCCGGTCCTGCCGGAGCGGACGCTCGACCGTCTCATCCCGTTGCTCTGGCGCCGCTGGGGACCGACACCGGCGACCGAAGACGTCGACAACGCGCTGGCGACGATCCCGACCATGGCCCACCGCTGCGCGATACTTAACTACTACCGCGCACCGGTGCGGTCGCGGGTGAACGAACGGTATGCCGACGACTCCACCGCGTGGTTGCGGCGCCCGCTCACACCGATCACCTACCTCCACGGAGACGCCGACCGCTGTCTGCACCCCGGGTTCGTGGACGGTTTGCCCGAGGTGTTGCCGGCCGGCAGCACCGTGGTCCGGGTGGCGTCGGCCGGACACTTCCTGCAGCTCGATCAGCCTGAGGTCGTCGGCCGACACATTGTGGCAGCTCTCGACGCCACAGGTTTCCCACGACACCCGGGCCGCGACTCTGGCGGGGACGGGTGA
- a CDS encoding NADH-quinone oxidoreductase subunit N, with amino-acid sequence MDDMMRPLAMLPEILLFGGGLTVLICGSFLPRTRQWRTRLLAAVVLVSAIVVAAVAWAGGETTAFEGAFAVDTATGVVRIAAAVGALAVLALAGGEIAGSDRESETYALILFATAGTLVVAGAQDLLVLAPGFLLASIPVYGLIGLRRDGVSAEAAMKTYLLGALFGIVLLAGITLLYGVSGVTDYTELTRRLPDAPDAVVAAGLLGVTAGLLFKAGGLPAHFWVPDAAQGASATVATFVTTVPKVGALVAIYRLAQIVPDTVAWPAVLAVFAVAGMVLATLAAYWQDDPRRLLGWSTVAQVGFLLVPVVVIADSELALPALLFYLLGYTVTNVAAFAVSAARPDLRELGVFRGLARSSPLLAGSLVVALLGLVGTPPTAVFVAKLTVATSAWEGGWAWLAVAVVIVTVLSLFFYLRWLAPVFGRSTPGQSDDVPRAEPWAAATAVAAAVASVALGVLAGPVWHVLTA; translated from the coding sequence ATGGACGACATGATGCGTCCGCTGGCCATGCTGCCGGAGATCCTGCTCTTCGGCGGCGGACTGACCGTGTTGATCTGCGGATCGTTCCTGCCACGCACCCGGCAGTGGCGGACGCGACTTCTCGCGGCGGTGGTGCTGGTGAGCGCCATCGTGGTCGCCGCCGTCGCGTGGGCCGGCGGCGAGACCACGGCGTTCGAGGGCGCGTTCGCCGTCGACACCGCCACCGGTGTGGTGCGGATCGCCGCCGCCGTCGGGGCACTCGCCGTCCTGGCCCTCGCCGGCGGTGAGATCGCCGGATCGGACCGGGAGAGCGAGACCTACGCGCTGATCCTGTTCGCGACCGCGGGCACCCTCGTTGTCGCCGGCGCGCAGGATCTCCTGGTTCTCGCCCCTGGCTTCCTGCTGGCGAGCATCCCGGTGTACGGGCTGATCGGCTTGCGCCGCGACGGCGTGAGCGCGGAGGCGGCGATGAAGACCTACCTGCTCGGCGCGCTGTTCGGCATCGTCCTGCTCGCCGGCATCACCCTGCTGTACGGGGTCAGCGGGGTCACCGACTACACGGAACTGACTCGGCGGCTGCCCGACGCGCCGGATGCGGTGGTCGCCGCCGGGCTGCTCGGGGTCACCGCGGGTCTGCTGTTCAAGGCGGGCGGGTTGCCGGCCCATTTCTGGGTGCCCGACGCGGCGCAGGGTGCGAGCGCCACCGTCGCCACCTTCGTGACGACGGTGCCCAAGGTGGGTGCGCTGGTCGCGATCTACCGGCTGGCGCAGATCGTGCCCGACACGGTGGCGTGGCCGGCGGTGCTGGCCGTGTTCGCGGTCGCCGGCATGGTGCTGGCCACGCTGGCCGCCTACTGGCAGGACGACCCGCGGCGACTGCTCGGCTGGTCCACCGTCGCTCAGGTCGGGTTCCTGCTGGTGCCGGTCGTGGTGATCGCCGACAGCGAGTTGGCGCTGCCCGCGTTGCTGTTCTACCTGCTCGGCTACACCGTCACCAACGTCGCCGCGTTCGCGGTCTCGGCGGCGCGCCCCGACCTGCGTGAACTCGGTGTGTTTCGTGGTCTCGCGAGATCCTCACCGCTGCTCGCGGGGAGCCTGGTGGTGGCGTTGCTCGGTTTGGTCGGCACCCCACCGACCGCGGTGTTCGTCGCCAAACTCACCGTCGCGACCTCGGCCTGGGAGGGCGGCTGGGCGTGGCTCGCCGTGGCCGTCGTGATCGTCACGGTGCTCAGCCTGTTCTTCTACCTGCGCTGGCTGGCGCCGGTGTTCGGCCGCTCCACACCCGGGCAATCCGACGATGTGCCCCGCGCCGAACCGTGGGCGGCGGCGACGGCCGTCGCCGCCGCCGTGGCGTCGGTCGCCCTCGGCGTGCTGGCCGGGCCGGTCTGGCATGTGCTGACCGCCTGA
- a CDS encoding molybdopterin-dependent oxidoreductase has protein sequence MISGVRARGQLVGAALAGVLAVGVGLAVGELAAAFVDPAASPFFAVAAGVVDHAPTFGREFAIGTFGTADKAALYVGMAVLITFIAAGCGMVEQRRPPIGSVIVGAFGLLGMVAALGRAEARWTFAVPSVLAAAVAILTVRVLVGMLGSADTPDDDGEQTARTGIDRRFLLTAGGIAALAVVVGTVGRRMLADTARTVADRTKVVLPTPRAPAPPVPPAADLDLPGATPFVTPNADFYRIDTALQVPNLTTDGWSLRIHGRVDNETRIGWDDLIAMPMTERLVTLTCVSNEVGGDLIDNARWLGVPMKALLDRAGVQPGADMLLSTSADGWTCGTPVSAVTDGRDALLVVGMNGEPLPVEHGYPVRQVVPGLYGYVSATKWVTDWELTSFADAKAYWTTRGWSALGPIKLSSRIDRPTDSRIEAGEVIVAGTAWAQHTGIAAVDVRVDDGPWQRADLAAEYSVDTWRQWRFAWDATPGEHRVECRAVDKDGRQQVESYASPIPDGATGLDARTFSVS, from the coding sequence GTGATCTCCGGAGTTCGAGCCCGTGGCCAGCTGGTGGGTGCCGCGCTGGCCGGCGTGCTGGCCGTCGGTGTGGGGCTCGCGGTCGGCGAACTCGCCGCGGCCTTCGTCGATCCCGCCGCATCGCCGTTCTTCGCCGTCGCCGCGGGGGTCGTGGACCATGCGCCCACGTTCGGCCGGGAATTCGCCATCGGCACCTTCGGTACCGCCGACAAGGCGGCGCTCTATGTCGGGATGGCGGTGCTCATCACATTCATCGCCGCCGGGTGCGGGATGGTCGAGCAGCGGCGGCCGCCGATCGGGTCGGTGATCGTGGGTGCGTTCGGACTGCTCGGCATGGTCGCCGCGCTGGGCCGCGCCGAGGCACGGTGGACCTTCGCGGTCCCGTCGGTGCTGGCCGCGGCGGTCGCCATCCTCACGGTGCGCGTGCTGGTCGGGATGCTCGGGTCGGCAGACACGCCCGACGATGACGGCGAGCAGACCGCCCGCACCGGCATCGACCGGCGGTTCCTGCTCACCGCCGGTGGCATCGCCGCCCTGGCCGTGGTGGTGGGCACGGTCGGGCGCCGGATGCTGGCCGACACCGCACGTACCGTTGCCGACCGCACCAAGGTCGTGTTGCCGACGCCGCGCGCGCCGGCACCGCCCGTTCCGCCGGCCGCCGACCTGGACCTGCCCGGTGCCACCCCGTTCGTCACGCCCAACGCCGACTTCTACCGCATCGACACCGCGCTGCAGGTCCCGAACCTGACCACCGACGGATGGTCGCTGCGCATCCACGGACGTGTCGACAACGAGACCCGCATCGGCTGGGACGACCTGATCGCGATGCCGATGACCGAACGTCTCGTCACGTTGACGTGTGTGTCCAACGAGGTCGGTGGCGACCTCATCGACAACGCGCGCTGGCTGGGCGTCCCGATGAAAGCCCTGCTCGACCGTGCCGGGGTGCAGCCCGGCGCCGACATGCTGTTGTCGACGAGTGCGGATGGATGGACTTGCGGCACACCGGTGTCGGCGGTCACCGACGGCCGCGACGCGCTGCTGGTGGTCGGCATGAACGGCGAACCGCTGCCGGTGGAACACGGGTACCCGGTGCGTCAGGTCGTGCCCGGCCTCTACGGCTATGTCTCGGCGACGAAATGGGTGACGGACTGGGAGCTCACCTCCTTCGCCGACGCCAAGGCCTACTGGACGACCCGTGGCTGGTCGGCGCTCGGACCCATCAAGCTGTCCTCCCGGATCGATCGGCCCACCGACTCGAGGATCGAGGCGGGCGAGGTGATCGTCGCGGGAACCGCGTGGGCACAGCACACCGGGATCGCGGCGGTCGACGTACGCGTCGACGACGGGCCGTGGCAGCGTGCCGACCTGGCCGCCGAATATTCCGTCGACACCTGGCGGCAGTGGCGATTCGCCTGGGACGCGACACCCGGCGAGCACAGGGTGGAGTGTCGCGCCGTCGACAAGGACGGTCGGCAGCAGGTCGAGAGCTACGCGTCCCCGATTCCCGACGGCGCCACCGGACTCGACGCGCGTACCTTCTCGGTGTCTTGA
- a CDS encoding heavy metal translocating P-type ATPase — MTTAIAQIDFDIDGMTCASCANRIERKLNKLDGVRASVNYATEQAHVEFPTTLDSADLITVVRDAGYDASPAAGSGDDEDEEPAGRGDVELDSLRQRLVVSAVLSVPVIALAMVPAWQFTYWQWLSLTLAAPVIVWGAYPFHRAAWINLRHGATTMDTLVSMGTLAAFAWSLYALFFGTAGEPGMHHGFDLIASRGDGAANIYLEAAAGVTTFLLAGRYFEKRAKRRAGDALRALLDLGAKDVAVLVDGAERRIPVSELAVDDVFVVRPGEKIATDGIVVDGASAVDASMITGESVPIEVTTGDEVIGATVNAAGRLLVRATRVGSDTSLAQMAKMVADAQAGKADAQRLADRISAYFVPAVIAIAVATLGFWLGSASVAADSGGISVAFTAAVAVLIIACPCALGLATPTALMVGTGRGAQLGVLLKGPEVLESTKRVDTIVLDKTGTVTTGEMTLQSMAVITDGPCEEWALRSAAAVEAGSEHPIGRAIVAAAARRYAEPALPADEFRAIEGAGVTGVVDGVRVTVRKPSRDVGELPEPLADAVAGAHGGGATAVIVSFDDRPVAVLVVGDQIKESSAAAIAELKHMGLTPVLLTGDNTGAADHVARSVGIEQVIAEVTPAQKLATIADLQSHGRSVAMAGDGINDAAALAQADLGIAMGTGTDVAIQAGDLTVVSGDLWAVVDAIRLARRTLTTIKGNLFWAFAYNVAAIPIAAAGLLNPMLAGGAMALSSAFVVANSLRLRRFRAHSRR; from the coding sequence ATGACCACTGCCATCGCACAGATCGACTTCGACATCGACGGCATGACCTGCGCCTCGTGTGCCAACCGCATCGAGCGCAAACTGAACAAGCTCGACGGTGTCCGGGCGTCGGTGAACTATGCGACCGAGCAGGCGCATGTCGAGTTCCCGACCACGCTGGACTCCGCCGATCTGATCACGGTGGTGCGCGACGCCGGATACGACGCGTCGCCGGCCGCCGGGTCGGGCGACGACGAGGACGAGGAGCCGGCCGGGCGCGGTGACGTCGAGCTCGACAGTCTGCGGCAGCGGCTCGTCGTCTCCGCTGTGCTCAGCGTGCCGGTGATCGCGTTGGCCATGGTGCCGGCGTGGCAGTTCACCTACTGGCAGTGGCTGTCGCTTACGCTGGCCGCACCCGTCATCGTCTGGGGTGCCTATCCATTTCATCGCGCGGCGTGGATCAATCTGCGTCACGGCGCCACCACCATGGACACCCTCGTGTCGATGGGGACGCTCGCCGCGTTCGCCTGGTCGCTCTACGCGCTGTTCTTCGGCACGGCCGGCGAACCCGGGATGCATCACGGCTTCGATCTCATCGCGTCCCGCGGTGACGGCGCGGCCAACATCTACCTCGAGGCCGCGGCGGGTGTCACCACCTTCCTGCTGGCCGGCCGTTACTTCGAGAAACGTGCCAAGCGTCGCGCCGGCGACGCCCTGCGCGCGCTGCTGGACCTCGGCGCCAAAGATGTCGCCGTCCTCGTCGATGGGGCCGAGCGCCGGATTCCGGTGTCCGAGCTGGCCGTCGACGACGTGTTCGTGGTGCGTCCCGGCGAGAAGATCGCCACCGACGGCATCGTCGTGGACGGGGCGTCGGCGGTCGATGCGTCGATGATCACCGGCGAATCGGTGCCCATCGAGGTCACCACCGGCGACGAGGTCATCGGTGCCACCGTCAACGCCGCCGGCCGACTACTGGTCCGCGCCACTCGGGTGGGGTCGGACACCTCACTCGCACAGATGGCGAAGATGGTCGCCGATGCGCAGGCCGGCAAGGCCGACGCCCAGCGACTCGCCGACCGGATCTCCGCGTACTTCGTGCCCGCCGTGATCGCCATCGCCGTCGCCACCCTGGGTTTCTGGCTCGGAAGCGCAAGCGTCGCCGCCGATTCCGGAGGCATCTCGGTCGCCTTCACCGCGGCCGTCGCCGTGCTGATCATCGCGTGCCCGTGCGCCCTCGGGCTGGCCACACCGACCGCGCTGATGGTCGGGACCGGTCGGGGCGCGCAACTCGGGGTGCTGCTCAAAGGGCCGGAGGTGCTCGAATCCACCAAGCGGGTGGACACGATCGTGCTCGACAAGACGGGCACGGTGACGACCGGGGAGATGACCCTGCAATCCATGGCCGTCATCACCGACGGCCCGTGCGAGGAATGGGCGTTGCGCTCGGCGGCCGCCGTCGAAGCGGGGTCGGAACACCCGATCGGACGCGCGATCGTGGCGGCCGCCGCGCGCCGGTACGCCGAGCCGGCGCTGCCGGCCGACGAATTCCGCGCGATCGAGGGCGCCGGGGTGACCGGCGTTGTCGACGGCGTTCGCGTGACCGTCCGGAAGCCGAGCCGCGACGTCGGCGAGCTGCCCGAACCTCTTGCCGACGCCGTCGCCGGGGCGCACGGCGGCGGCGCCACGGCGGTGATCGTGTCGTTCGACGACCGACCGGTCGCGGTGCTCGTGGTGGGGGACCAGATCAAGGAGTCGTCGGCGGCGGCGATCGCCGAACTGAAACACATGGGCCTGACCCCGGTGCTGCTGACCGGCGACAACACCGGCGCCGCCGACCACGTGGCCCGGTCGGTCGGCATCGAACAGGTCATCGCCGAGGTCACGCCCGCCCAGAAGTTGGCGACCATCGCGGATCTGCAGAGCCACGGCCGCTCGGTGGCGATGGCCGGCGACGGCATCAACGACGCCGCCGCGCTGGCCCAGGCCGACCTGGGTATCGCGATGGGCACCGGCACCGACGTGGCGATCCAGGCCGGCGACCTGACGGTGGTCAGTGGTGACCTGTGGGCGGTGGTCGACGCCATCCGACTCGCCCGCCGCACCCTGACCACCATCAAGGGCAACCTGTTCTGGGCGTTCGCCTACAACGTCGCGGCCATCCCGATCGCCGCCGCCGGACTGCTCAACCCCATGCTCGCTGGCGGCGCCATGGCGTTGTCGTCGGCGTTCGTGGTGGCCAACAGCCTGCGACTGCGGCGGTTCCGCGCGCACTCGCGCCGCTAG